The genomic stretch TCGTGCACCGGCCGACCGGAACGATCGCAGCGGCGACGGAAGAACGGAGCCAGTCGCGCAACCGGGAGGTCGCGCTCGAACGCCTCCGGGAGAAGCTCGTTCGGAAGCTCAAGCCCCGAAGGCCCCGGAAGAGAACCCGGGTTCCCGCCGCCGCGAAACGCGCGCGGCTCGACGAGAAGTTGCGCCTGGCGCAGAAGAAGAGGCTGAGAAAGGTGGACGAGGAGCGCTGATGGCCGAATACACCGAGGAGCACGCCGCCGCGGGCATCGACGCGCCGCTCCCGGCGCTCGAGACCTGGCCGAATCAGTACCCCGATTACCAGATCGTCGTCGAGATCCCGGAATACAACGCGATCTGCCCGAAGACCGGACTCCCCGACTTCGGGAAGCTCGAGATCCGCTACGTCCCCGACCGGCTCTGCCTCGAGCTCAAGTCGTTGAAGCTGTACATCGTGGCCTACCGGAACGTCGGGATCTTCTACGAAAACGCGGTGAACCGGATCCTCCGGG from Thermoanaerobaculia bacterium encodes the following:
- a CDS encoding peptide chain release factor-like protein, translated to MDRPFRYEDIPEDPKDLERDCDLSFFRASGPGGQHRNKTETAVRLVHRPTGTIAAATEERSQSRNREVALERLREKLVRKLKPRRPRKRTRVPAAAKRARLDEKLRLAQKKRLRKVDEER
- the queF gene encoding preQ(1) synthase, whose product is MAEYTEEHAAAGIDAPLPALETWPNQYPDYQIVVEIPEYNAICPKTGLPDFGKLEIRYVPDRLCLELKSLKLYIVAYRNVGIFYENAVNRILRDCVAACAPKRMAIVGVFSSRGGISSTIEARYADGVFGA